The Chitinophaga caeni genome segment ATTCAACTTCATGGCAACATTTTTAACCGTATAGTCATCACTATCTTCAAGTATTGAACCGTGGAAATCGGTATCACCGGCATCCAGCTTGGCGATACCTACGGCAGATGCTTTCCCTCCGGTACGCCTGGTATTAAAAAGATAGGTAATCAAGCAAACATAATGATCCTTGTTTACATACAAATCTACCGGGTCAATAAAGGTGAATTTCTTTCCGGGTGAATCGTAAAAAGATTCGCGGATCAAGTTATTACCAGGAGAATAGTGGCTTACGTGCACTCTTTTATTGCCCTTTTCGAAAGAGTTAAATGTTAGTATGGCATAATATTCCGAATTGGGATCTTTACGCACGATGAAGCCCGAGCGGGCCATGGTTGAGAATTCAACTACACCTAACCTCATCAGGCTAACATTTTCTATCGTTTTGATCCTGGTTTCCGATATCTTTTTACCCGTGGTACCGCTGATGAGTATTCTAAAGAGATTTAATTCACTGCCCATCTGTTTTTCTATAAAGACCAACAGGTTGCCATCCGCTTCGAAATAACCTTTTAGTTCGGCGTTTTTCAAAGCCCTTTGTCTAAACCCTTCGATCTCCATTCCCGATTGGCTTTTTTTCTTGTGATCAGGCCCGTAAAGGGTGACAGTGATACCATTTTTGAGCGAGAAGTTTAGGAATAAAGTATTACCGTTTTTCAGCAAGATGACCCTGGCGCTACCGGTTTGCGGTTCTTCAAATCCATCGCTTGTTGCTATCCGGGGCTTTATTTTCTTATCGTCTTGGGCATGAACGGCTTTCAGTGGCAACGCAATGAACAAAAGCAGCCATAAATACTTTTTAAGCATAGGTAAAGTTAGGTTTAGGGGTTTAGAAAGCGCCAAAGATAGTAAATGTTTAGCACTACCTGTTATGCAAAACGGGCCACACCTTTGGCCCGTTTTGCTATCAATAAATGTTGAAGAATAATGCTTACGGGTTTTGATCTCCCGGGTTAATATTAGGATTGGCATCTATTTCAGCCAAAGGAATTTGAAATACCCAACGTTTATCATCATTAGGCACCGTGATCGGGTAAGGGTGGTTGCCGTTTCTTACCAGGTCTTTTTGATAACGTTTTAAGTCGAAATACGACATGCCGTTTTCTGCATACAATTCTTTTCTTCTTTCCAGTAAAATGGCATCGATGATATCCTGCTTAGGAGTGTTGGCGGCCAGTTTCGTTGCATTGGGATCCCTTAAGCCCTGTAACTCGAATAGCAGGTCAATGGCTCCTTGGAGCTCATCCTGTTGCGCTAAGGCTTCCGCTTCAGCCAACAACATCTCCGCGGAACGCATCAATAAAATATCTCCTTGAATAGCGCTCGTGGAACGTGAAGTATATTTCGTTGTCTGGTAAACGAGGGCAGGGTAACCTGCTACATCGCCCCAATACAGGAAACGGCTCTTACGGATATCGGTAGCGCTGAACAGGTTCACGAAACTTGTATTGATAGCTATATTTCTATAATAACCATAATATGGATCCATGTAACTGAACTGTGAATAATAACTTAAACTTTGTTCATCCGGAACCGGGAACGCCCAGATCCAACCGCTATTGGAAACGCTGTTGAAGCCGGAGTTATATTCAGCGTTAGAGGTCAAAGGGAAACCTTCCCTGGCAGCATGCGCATAAGTGCTAACTTTTTCCCAGTAAGCGGCATTGCCGGGTGCGAGTTCCTGGTAAACTTCAGCAAGAATGCCGCTGGCAACATTTTTATTGATCCTGAATTTCCCGGTACGATCTGTTGGTAATTTATCAACCGCGTACAGCAAATCTTCCAGGATCAAATCATACACTTCTTGTAATGTACTGCGCGGATTGCCTATGGTAGCACTTGTTGTCGGTTCCATGTAAATAGGGATCGCTTTAGCCTGGGGATCTTTAGCGTAGGTAAACTGGTATACCCTGGCTAGCCAGAAATAAGCATATGCCCTGGCGGCCTTCGCTTCCGCGATAAAGGCTTCTTTCTGTTCGGGCGCGACGTCCGTTAAATCTGGAACACGCTTAATGATTACGTTAGCGTTGTTGATTACCTTGTAAAACATATCCCAAATTTGCTTGGTCCTGGTACCGGTTTGGATGCGGCCGTAGCCGGACTCTTCCCAAGATCCTTCCGCCCGCCACCAACTATAATACGCATCAAAAACATCATTGGCACGTACTTCGAAAAGGAACATGGTTGTTTGTAAGCCCCGGTTCGTCAGGTTACCGGTGTTTGGATATCCATTGTAGTTTTCTTCACGGAAAATATCCAGCATGCCTGTAATGGCGCTTTCGGCGCCTTCTTTACTGGAGAAAACGACATCTTCCGTAACATCCCCGTTTTCAGGTTTGATTTCGTTCAAGAAATCCTTGCTGCATGACGATCCCAAAAGGATGTATGCAAATACAAGTATTATCCGGTGATTTATTTTCATATCAAAGTTTTTTATCGTTTTATAAACCGATGTTGATACCGATCGCTAATGTTTTGTTGGTAGTCGTGTTGTTGCTACCACTCTGTGCGTTTAATCCCCCGGCTTCGGGATCGGTACCTTTGGGTCCGCCGAAAAATGTGAATGGGTTTTGAAGGTCCACGAAGAAACGCGCGTTTTCAAGATGGAATTGCCTCAATAAATGTTGCGGTAACCTGTAACCTAAAGTGATATTCCTGATCCTCATGTAATCGAGATTATACAGGAATCTCGTGGAGCTTGCCGTTGCATTAATCGCGGCGGTGGTTAATTTTGGTGTTTGGCCGTCGCCGGGATTATCAACACTTTGCCACCTGTTCAAGATGTCGATGCTGGCATTACTACCCAGCGCTGTTCCCGAATTGAAGGCTCCCATGAGTCCCGCGTAATCGCCATCATACATTTTTCCGCCTAAGGCGAATGAAGCTAAGATCGTCAGGTCAAAATCCTTGTACCGGAACGTGTTGGTAATACCGCCGGTATAATCCGGTAACCTGCTCCCAACATGGTAGCGTGTTGCGAGGTTATAATCTTTGGTGGTGATTTTTTTGCCCTCGTTGTCGGGGTCGTCCATATACCAGGTGGGTAAACCATCGGAAGCATCAACGCCGGCATATTCCGGTAAGTACCAATAATACCAGCTACCGCCTTTTTCCTGTGTTGTTCCCGGCGCAGGTTGCGTAATCTTGTTTTTCAATTTCGTGATATTGAAAGAAGTACGCCATTCAAAATTTTTCTTTTTAATATTCAGGCTGTTCAATTCTACTTCTATGCCGTTGTTTTCAACCCCACCGACGTTATCGCTTACATCGTTGATGCCGGACGATGGCGCCAGCGGACGATCAAATAACAGGGCATCAGATGTTCTACGGAAATATACCACGGAACCTGTCAAACGATCTTCCCAGAAACCGAATTCAACACCCAGGTCGAGTTGTTGTTGTTTTTCCCAGGTGAGGTATCCATTGTTTACAGAATTTACGATCACGCCGCTAGCGCTGCCGATGTTCCAACCGGATTGATAGACTCCCAGGTAAGGAAAACTGCCCGGCAAGAACTGGTTACCTTGAGTTCCGTAACTCGCTTTCAGTTTTAAATCACTTAAAAATTCAGCCGACTTCATGAACGCTTCTTTATCAAGGTTCCATGCGCCACCTACCGCGTAGAAGGTACCCCAACGGGAGCTGTCAGCAAAGCGGGTTGTTCCGTCACGGCGCAGGGATAATGATAGGTGGTATTTTTCCGCAACATCATAGTTTAACCTGCCGAAGAAACCGAGCATCCTGGATTGATCTAATGTGCCCGATGAACTTTGCACGGTACCGTAACTTGGTTGTGTGCTATAGGTAGAAGTAAAACCTGTTGTTGATGCCGTTGTAATTTCACTGCGGTTCTTTACAGCTTCCATACCTGCTACAATGTTGAGGTAATGGATGTTGCCGAATGATTTTTTGAATGTAAAGGTATTGGTGAAATTTTGAGCATAAAGATTGGTAATGCCCCTGTAACTATACCCGCCGGAAGTTGTTCCATCCCCATAAAAAGGGTTCCAGAATAGGTTAGCATCTATCTGGTTATAATTGATAGCGTATTGCGATAAAAAACTTAACTCTTTCAGTAGCTGAACTTCGCCATACAGTATTCCGTTCGCAGTCAGCCTCTCATTCGTAATGGGATTGAGGGTGGTAGTGGCAGCCGGATTTTGCCCCGGTACGTATAACCTGGTTTCAGCCGCAGGTCTTAATATGCCCAATTCAGCACTGTTATTACCGAAGTCAAAGATTTTATTGCCGTTGCCATCAAGTAGATAATCTCCCGTGGTACGATCCCTGAGGTAAACCGGGTAAATGGGGCCGATCCTCCTGGCAAATGAGAGTACATCCGATCCTCCACCGCTACCCTGGTAAGGATAGTTTTGATTAGAGTAGGCCAAGTTAATATTAACCCCGGACTTTAACCAGGTGGTAGGTTTGATGTCTACGCGCGCCCTTCCGGTGTAACGTTTGAAATCTGACTCGATGATAATTCCCTGGTCATGTAAGTAGCCACCGCTTAGGAAATAGCTGATCGTATTAGCTGGATCAGAACCGGAGATATTGAAATTGTAATCATTCCTTACACCGGTGCGGGTCAACTCATCGATCCAATCATCGTGGTACAACAGTTTCGCGTTGTCAACCAGTTTGCCATCCATGCCTACCGGTTGTGCAACATCGAAGGGGTTGTAGCGTAACCTCGGCGCAACAACTTTCGTGGCATATTCTTCCGGGCTGGCAACACTGTTTTGCGTCAGCAAACTAGGGTCGGCAATGGCATCGTTCTTAAGTGTTTCCCAGGTGAGTTCATACATTTGAGCGGGGCTGATTTTTTCATATTCTTTAACCGCCCTTTTTGAATAACCTGAAATGCCGGAGAAGGAAAAGCGAGTTTTGCCTTTACCTTTTTTAGTAACGATTTGGAGTATGCCGTTAGCCGCCCTGGAGCCATAGATGGCCGTTGCGGAGGCATCTTTCAATACGGTGATCGATTCTACATCAGCCGGGTTGATATTGTTGATGCTACCCGAATAAGGTGCGCCATCTACCAGGATCAGCGGTTCATTGGAAGCGTTGAATGACCCGATACCCCGTATCCTGATAGTAGGATTTTCCCCCGGTTGCCCGGTGCTGGTGACGGATAATACACCGCTGGCATTCCCTTGTAATGCTCCGGTGATGGTCGAGATTTGCAGGTCCTTGAATTTCTCGTTCGTGATAGTGGTAGCAGTCCCTGTAAACGCTTTCCGGTTGGTTGTACCGTAAGCGGTTACGACCACGCCTTCAAGGTTTTGAGAACTTGGCTGCAATTGTACTTGGTAGGAGGATTCGCCGGTAAGTTGAATTTCCCGCGTGGTATAACCGAGGAATGATACCACGATTACTTTGGCCGTTGTAGGAATTTCTAGGCTGAATTCACCTTTCTCTGAAGAGAAGGCCCCAAGCGTGGTGCCTTTGACGCCTATTGAAGCATTGGCAATAGGTTGGCCGTTTTCATCGGTTACAGTCCCCTTGACCGACCGGTTTTGTGCAGAAATTTGGTTGATAAATGCAAAGCACAAGAATAGAAGTAGTAGTTTCTTCATATCTAGTAAGTTTATTTTACCAAAATAGAAGCAAACCTTGCTTAATCAAAGCTTTGGATAAAAGAGGTAAACAGATAGATAATTATTGTTTACAATTACTTTACATAATTATCTTGTTTGAGCTGTTTGAGATTTAATAAATGTCATTTGGAAGTAAAGGCTGTGATACTTGTTTGGTTTTTATTTCATGGATTTTTAAAAAATATTCCATGTCCATTTCCCGGCATATGCCCCTGGTAAACCCCATCATATAGGCCATCTTTTGCGCCAGTATGATATCGTCTTGGCTCCATCTCAATAATTGTAAGAACTGGTTGCCGGTCATCATGTAAGCAAATACTTCCGCCTTATCTTCTTCCAAGCCGCTGGTCGCGTAGCCGGATACAAAACCTTTGTAGGGATGCACCTGTTTTGAGAATTGCTGCTTAGCATAAGCATCGGCGCCACCAGTGCTATAGCTGAAAAGGGGAGGGTTAAAAGAAGCCCAGGTGGCATCCACGTAGTAAAAATCACCGAAGAATTGTTTTTCTATGAGGTGGTATAACTCGTGGTGCAAGGAATGCCTTAGGTAGCTTTCCTTGCGGATGCCTACATAATCGGTGTTGTAATATAAATCATTGGAAGCCCCATCGGGCATCGCGTACCGGGTTTGACCGTACACTTGCAGGTTTCTTACGAAGTAGACATTTTTTATATCGATAGAGCGGATGAACGCCGGGGGATATTTTTCCCATTCTTCGGAGAATATTTGCAGAAGGGAGTCCCTGTAAATGCTATCTGCCACTTGTAAGTAAGCAAACCTTGTTTTCCGTTCGCCCGGTTTAACCAGGTTGGGAACTTGCGTAGTATCCTTATTTTGATATGGGTGCCTGGTTTTTAATTTTTTTTGAGCCCCGGTTTCCCTGGGAGCTGCCGATATTGCAAACCTACCCGTATCAATTGGGAACTCGCTGAAATGAATTTGAATACTATAGCGTTGTTCTATTGCGGAAATCCTCTCATATAAGCTTAATGACTTTCCCCCGGTGAGGAGAGCCCCGGCATGAGCCGCCGTAGATTGCGCCGAAAGTGCCGTGGCACATAGTAATAAAGGCGTTACAAAAATGAAAGTTATATAAATAAAGGAATTGATATATTTCATGAGGCAGATTTTCACTACCCCAATGATACTAGCAATTGTATTAAAATACTAGTCAGGGTTAATATTTTTATAATAATGGCTAACCAGGGCTAGCTGCAAAAAAAAAAGCGCCGGGCAATTTGCCAAGCGCTTCCAGGGTGACTGATGGGTCTCGAACCCACGACCCTCAGAACCACAATCTGATGCTCTAACCAACTGAGCTACAGCCACCGTATACCGTTTAAGGGAGTGCAAAGATAAGCTAATTGTATTAGTAAATCCAAATATTTTTCTAAAAATTATACAGAAAAATTTTCTGGCCGAATTGTAGGAGTATTTTCTATTCCAAGGGTCTATGTAAGGGCAATTTTTAATATATGAATCCCCGTTAATGACTCATTTGGGTGCGTTGAAAAATCGGTTATCTTTGCAATACTTCCCATTAACTAACTAATCCACTAAACTATTATTAACCCGCCATTAAATTCTATCCCCGTATAGAGTACGGGAAAAGTATGTGCCAATTTTCTGCTCTAACCTAAGCCGGATTTTTGATCATGCCATACTTATAAATTGAAATTTGTTGTAATAAATATTTATATGGATCAACTTAAATTGAAACTCCAGGAGTACTATAACCGCTTCAAGGAGAAAGGTAAACCTGCTAGGGGAAAAGCTGAAATGGGCGACCTGGAACAAGATATCCTTTCCCAGTTCGGGCTCCCGGCATCGAAGCGCTTCGTACAAATTTTGCACGATTTCGTACAAAGCGGAAATATGAATGAACAGTTGATTGATAATGTTAGTCAAAAACTGCGCACGGCTGCCAGGAAATATCTCTTGGCCCCGGCAATGACGGATATAGATCAACTTGTCTTGGCGAAAGATCAAAAGAAAAGCCCTTACGATGTATTACCGGAAATCGGTATCCCGGTAAATGAATACGCGCTCTTCTTATTGTCGGAACTATTATATAAAAGAAACGTCCCGGCAAAAGATATACTTGACGAGATGAAAAAAATTCAGCAACATCAATGCTGGGAAGAGATCGTCTTGTTGTCAAAGTTGCAGGATCATACGGAGCATGTATTGTACGCGAAATTGAGGAAGTTTAAACTGATCTTCGTAGACGACTTCGTCCAATTTTGCCACAAGAAGAAAACCAAATCTTCTGCCCGCCCATCGCTTGCTAAATCACCTGCCAGCCTTGATGCCGGTTACCAACCCAACTTTCAATTGATATCTAAATTACAAGTGGAAGATGTCATTTTTGATGATAAAGCTTTACCTACCATCATCGGTAAGATAAGGGTCGGAACGAAGTTAACAAGGATCAGCCTGGTACTGGATTTTTCGCAGCTTAGCCAAGTACTTGCCGCCGGCAATACCTTGGGCGCGGAAATAAATACCGCTATCAAGAAAAAGCTTTCCGTTAAAGATGTACCGCAACCCCTGGTGGTTGACTTAAAAGCCGAATTCGGGCAGATTCTCAAGATCGATTCTTGTTACATGGAAATCTATAAACCGCAATTTCTTGACGGCAAAAAATGGGTCGAAGAAAAAGAACCTATCTTCTTCGTGGAACGGATTCTATCCAAAAGGGAATATGATAAACGTGTTAAAGAAGAGGAAATAAAAGAAAATATACAGGAATGCCTCGAATTGGTAGGCGCATCTTACGTTCATTACCAGAGGCTGAAGAGGTTAGGTATCTCGGATGAAGAGGCCAAACTCCGCGCTGGATTGCAGGATGAGCTATTATTTCAATTATCTTTTTACCTGAATAAGTTAAAGGACTAACCTATTATTTTCAAAGTAAAAACCGCCTCGTTTGAAGGCGGTTTTTTCATATGCATCATTCATTTTATTTATGCCTTGGAGGATGGAGCCTTACAACAATTTATTCGCTACATCAGCCCAATCCATCACCCGCTCATATCCTTCAACATGCACGTTGTGGTGACCGTGGTACAAGTATGCTTTGCCTTTAAAATTTACGAAATTCCGCGTGAGATCATCGATCATAAAATCGGTTTGCACCACGCTCTTGTCGCCGCATAAACAATATTGTTTCCAGTTCAAAAAGGGTAAGTATTCCTGTAGCCATTGTACTTTATCCAGCAGGGAATTTGGAAACTCCATAGCGGCGGAAACGATGTACACGCGGTACTTTTTATTCAACGCTTCGATTACTTGCTGCGCGTCGGGGAAAATATCCAAATCCCTGAAAAAACCCGGCCTGTTTAAATATTCCGTGATTTTAGGTTTATGGTGCCCGGGTACTACCTGGCTAAATGATTTGCCGTGCATTTCCTCTTCTGAATAGCGGGTGCCAAAATCCTGATAATACAGTTCCCTAACTTTTTTAATCGGATCTGCAATGGTTTCGTCCATGTCTATGGCAATAGAGGGCATATGTTCCATGATTCCTGTTTAATTCCTTGGTTAGACAATCAAAAAGAAAGATAAAATTACTAGAAAAATCTACAGCCTGCAACCCGATCCTTGCCTATTAAGCTCCTGTTGCCGCGGAAGCTATAGCCGTGGCGGCAACCCAGCCGCTAGTCCATGCATTCTGGAAATTAAATCCACCGGTAATACCATCCACGTTCAATACCTCCCCGGCAAAATATATACCCTCTTTAATTTTACTCTGCATCGTATTGGCATCTATCTCGTTGAGCTGCACCCCGCCGCATGTTACGAACTCCTCCTTGAATGTTGTTTTACCGGAAATATCGAACTCCATGGCAGTTAAAATCTTGATAAATTTATTCTGTTCCTTGGCCGGTATATCGGCCCATCTCATCCCTGGAAGGATGCCGGCTGTTTCCAGTAAATAATTCCAGAGCCGCACCGGTAATTGAAAAGGGGACTTGTTATAAATTTTTTGCTTGCCATGCGCGCTTCTGAACCCCTGCCATGCTTCCCGTAAAGTATGCTCATTAAATTCCGGCAACCAATTCACGATCACTTGGAATTGATAATTCTTTTCCGCTAACCATTCCGCACCCCAAGCAGATAACCTTAGGATCGACGGTCCGCTGAATCCCCAGTGCGTAATCAATAAGGGACCTGATTCCATGAACTTGGAACCCGCGATCTTTACCTGTACGCCTTGTACGGTTACACCCATTAATTCCGTAATGGGATGCCTGGGCATATTAAATGTAAAAAGCGAGGGTACCGGGGCCGCGATACTGTGTCCCAATTGTTGGAGCCAATGGAACTTCTGCATTTGAGAATAGCCCCCGCTGGCAATGCAAACATATTCGGCAGGTTCCAATTTGCCTCCCTTCAGCTCTAATAACCAAGGGGATGTTGACCCCGGGTAAAGTGCCATGACTTCTTGCCCGGTTGCAACTTGCACGTTATATTTATCAGCCTCTTTTAATAAGCAATCTATGATTGTTTGGGAGTTGTCGGTAGTTGGGAACATCCTACCATCGG includes the following:
- a CDS encoding RagB/SusD family nutrient uptake outer membrane protein; the protein is MKINHRIILVFAYILLGSSCSKDFLNEIKPENGDVTEDVVFSSKEGAESAITGMLDIFREENYNGYPNTGNLTNRGLQTTMFLFEVRANDVFDAYYSWWRAEGSWEESGYGRIQTGTRTKQIWDMFYKVINNANVIIKRVPDLTDVAPEQKEAFIAEAKAARAYAYFWLARVYQFTYAKDPQAKAIPIYMEPTTSATIGNPRSTLQEVYDLILEDLLYAVDKLPTDRTGKFRINKNVASGILAEVYQELAPGNAAYWEKVSTYAHAAREGFPLTSNAEYNSGFNSVSNSGWIWAFPVPDEQSLSYYSQFSYMDPYYGYYRNIAINTSFVNLFSATDIRKSRFLYWGDVAGYPALVYQTTKYTSRSTSAIQGDILLMRSAEMLLAEAEALAQQDELQGAIDLLFELQGLRDPNATKLAANTPKQDIIDAILLERRKELYAENGMSYFDLKRYQKDLVRNGNHPYPITVPNDDKRWVFQIPLAEIDANPNINPGDQNP
- a CDS encoding SusC/RagA family TonB-linked outer membrane protein; amino-acid sequence: MKKLLLLFLCFAFINQISAQNRSVKGTVTDENGQPIANASIGVKGTTLGAFSSEKGEFSLEIPTTAKVIVVSFLGYTTREIQLTGESSYQVQLQPSSQNLEGVVVTAYGTTNRKAFTGTATTITNEKFKDLQISTITGALQGNASGVLSVTSTGQPGENPTIRIRGIGSFNASNEPLILVDGAPYSGSINNINPADVESITVLKDASATAIYGSRAANGILQIVTKKGKGKTRFSFSGISGYSKRAVKEYEKISPAQMYELTWETLKNDAIADPSLLTQNSVASPEEYATKVVAPRLRYNPFDVAQPVGMDGKLVDNAKLLYHDDWIDELTRTGVRNDYNFNISGSDPANTISYFLSGGYLHDQGIIIESDFKRYTGRARVDIKPTTWLKSGVNINLAYSNQNYPYQGSGGGSDVLSFARRIGPIYPVYLRDRTTGDYLLDGNGNKIFDFGNNSAELGILRPAAETRLYVPGQNPAATTTLNPITNERLTANGILYGEVQLLKELSFLSQYAINYNQIDANLFWNPFYGDGTTSGGYSYRGITNLYAQNFTNTFTFKKSFGNIHYLNIVAGMEAVKNRSEITTASTTGFTSTYSTQPSYGTVQSSSGTLDQSRMLGFFGRLNYDVAEKYHLSLSLRRDGTTRFADSSRWGTFYAVGGAWNLDKEAFMKSAEFLSDLKLKASYGTQGNQFLPGSFPYLGVYQSGWNIGSASGVIVNSVNNGYLTWEKQQQLDLGVEFGFWEDRLTGSVVYFRRTSDALLFDRPLAPSSGINDVSDNVGGVENNGIEVELNSLNIKKKNFEWRTSFNITKLKNKITQPAPGTTQEKGGSWYYWYLPEYAGVDASDGLPTWYMDDPDNEGKKITTKDYNLATRYHVGSRLPDYTGGITNTFRYKDFDLTILASFALGGKMYDGDYAGLMGAFNSGTALGSNASIDILNRWQSVDNPGDGQTPKLTTAAINATASSTRFLYNLDYMRIRNITLGYRLPQHLLRQFHLENARFFVDLQNPFTFFGGPKGTDPEAGGLNAQSGSNNTTTNKTLAIGINIGL
- a CDS encoding putative zinc-binding metallopeptidase is translated as MKYINSFIYITFIFVTPLLLCATALSAQSTAAHAGALLTGGKSLSLYERISAIEQRYSIQIHFSEFPIDTGRFAISAAPRETGAQKKLKTRHPYQNKDTTQVPNLVKPGERKTRFAYLQVADSIYRDSLLQIFSEEWEKYPPAFIRSIDIKNVYFVRNLQVYGQTRYAMPDGASNDLYYNTDYVGIRKESYLRHSLHHELYHLIEKQFFGDFYYVDATWASFNPPLFSYSTGGADAYAKQQFSKQVHPYKGFVSGYATSGLEEDKAEVFAYMMTGNQFLQLLRWSQDDIILAQKMAYMMGFTRGICREMDMEYFLKIHEIKTKQVSQPLLPNDIY
- a CDS encoding 5' nucleotidase, NT5C type — its product is MEHMPSIAIDMDETIADPIKKVRELYYQDFGTRYSEEEMHGKSFSQVVPGHHKPKITEYLNRPGFFRDLDIFPDAQQVIEALNKKYRVYIVSAAMEFPNSLLDKVQWLQEYLPFLNWKQYCLCGDKSVVQTDFMIDDLTRNFVNFKGKAYLYHGHHNVHVEGYERVMDWADVANKLL
- a CDS encoding BaiN/RdsA family NAD(P)/FAD-dependent oxidoreductase, whose translation is MGVIRKKDAELKKLVVIGGGAAGFFCAVNAARLNPHLQVTILEKGTKLLSKVKVSGGGRCNVTHHGLSITEMLKKYPRGQQLLKKSFHQFFVPDTVAWFKERDVTLKTEADGRMFPTTDNSQTIIDCLLKEADKYNVQVATGQEVMALYPGSTSPWLLELKGGKLEPAEYVCIASGGYSQMQKFHWLQQLGHSIAAPVPSLFTFNMPRHPITELMGVTVQGVQVKIAGSKFMESGPLLITHWGFSGPSILRLSAWGAEWLAEKNYQFQVIVNWLPEFNEHTLREAWQGFRSAHGKQKIYNKSPFQLPVRLWNYLLETAGILPGMRWADIPAKEQNKFIKILTAMEFDISGKTTFKEEFVTCGGVQLNEIDANTMQSKIKEGIYFAGEVLNVDGITGGFNFQNAWTSGWVAATAIASAATGA